From a single Eleginops maclovinus isolate JMC-PN-2008 ecotype Puerto Natales chromosome 2, JC_Emac_rtc_rv5, whole genome shotgun sequence genomic region:
- the LOC134883473 gene encoding G/T mismatch-specific thymine DNA glycosylase-like isoform X1: MEDKLNGFPVVSPEYLQQWVQSAQQFQALQAHQAQYSGYDHNHQSHYPEGPNGEAAMAHMGYPEPMMEQQEPDNLAKPPAKKRGRAAQPKEPKAPKPPKVPKAPKAPKPPKPPKPPKEPKAPKAKPGPKPKKAAEGQADGKQEKIDESFKKVKRKFDRFKGMSEEEVMTKTLPDLLDYNLDYVIIGINPGLMAAFIGRWFPGPGNHFWKCLFLSGFTEELLNHTSDTLLPVKYKMGFTNMVARATPGSKDLSTTEFREGGKILVEKLRKFKPLIAVFNGKCIYEMFCREMFGKKPKKLDFGLQPHKIPDCDVALYLMPSSSARCAQFPRAQDKVHFYIKLRELRDELKGLQKSKEIEEIDYRFDLKLAKEDAKKAAIKEEQYDPGYEDAYGGAYAERGPDGEPALPPTNGQCTFSTAENTEGAQEATTSQIPEGQLPDGQWMTQSFADQIPDISGGPKDAGV, from the exons ATGGAGGACAAGCTGAATGGATTTCCTGTTGTGTCCCCGGAGTATCTTCAGCAGTG GGTTCAGTCTGCACAGCAGTTTCAGGCTCTCCAGGCACACCAGGCACAATATTCAGGCTACGACCACAATCACCAGTCCCACTACCCCGAGGGGCCGAACGGAGAGGCAGCCATGGCTCACATGGGTTATCCCGAACCCATGATGGAGCAGCAGGAACCGGATAACCTCGCAAAAC CTCCGGCcaaaaaaagaggcagagcAGCTCAACCCAAGGAACCCAAGGCCCCCAAACCCCCTAAAGTCCCCAAGGCACCCAAGGCACCAAAGCCACCGAAGCCCCCGAAGCCCCCTAAAGAGCCAAAGGCACCAAAGGCCAAACCGGGCCCAAAGCCCAAGAAGGCGGCTGAGGGTCAGGCAGACGGCAAGCAGGAGAAGATCGATGAGAGCTTCAAGAAGGTGAAGAGGAAATTCGACCGCTTCAAGGGAATGTCCGAGGAGGAAGTCATGACAAAAACTCTCCCCGACCTGCTGGATTACAACCTGGACTATGTCATT ATTGGTATCAATCCCGGACTGATGGCAGCTTTCATTGGACGGTGGTTCCCGGGTCCTGGAAATCATTTCT GGAAGTGCCTGTTTCTGTCTGGATTTACTGAGGAGCTACTGAACCACACGTCCGACACCCTCCTTCCTGTCAAATACAAAATGGGCTTCACCAACATGGTGGCCAGGGCGACGCCAGGGAGCAAAGACCTCTCAAC AACAGAGTTTCGTGAAGGAGGCAAAATTCTCGTAGAGAAGCTGAGGAAGTTCAAGCCTCTGATTGctgtttttaatggaaaat GCATCTATGAAATGTTCTGCAGGGAAATGTTTGGTAAAAAACCAAAGAAACTAGATTTCGGTCTGCAGCCGCACAAAATCCCCGACTGTGACGTG GCTCTGTATCTGATGCCTTCGTCCAGCGCTCGCTGCGCTCAGTTCCCTCGCGCTCAGGACAAAGTTCACTTCTACATCAAACTGAGGGAGCTCAGAGACGAGCTGAAGGGTCTCCAAAAGAGCAAAGAGATCGAGGAGATTGATTACAGATTTGACCTGAAATTGGCCAAGG AGGATGCCAAGAAGGCGGCGATAAAGGAGGAGCAGTACGACCCGGGGTATGAAGATGCGTACGGAGGAGCGTACGCAGAGCGGGGACCTGATGGAGAACCGGCCCTGCCCCCAACCAACGGTCAATGTACATTCTCAACTGCAGAAAACACAG AAGGAGCGCAGGAGGCGACCACGTCACAGATCCCAGAGGGCCAGCTGCCCGACGGACAGTGGATGACTCAGTCCTTCGCGGATCAGATCCCAGACATCAGCGGGGGACCAAAGGATGCAGGCGTATAA
- the LOC134883473 gene encoding G/T mismatch-specific thymine DNA glycosylase-like isoform X2, translating into MAHMGYPEPMMEQQEPDNLAKPPAKKRGRAAQPKEPKAPKPPKVPKAPKAPKPPKPPKPPKEPKAPKAKPGPKPKKAAEGQADGKQEKIDESFKKVKRKFDRFKGMSEEEVMTKTLPDLLDYNLDYVIIGINPGLMAAFIGRWFPGPGNHFWKCLFLSGFTEELLNHTSDTLLPVKYKMGFTNMVARATPGSKDLSTTEFREGGKILVEKLRKFKPLIAVFNGKCIYEMFCREMFGKKPKKLDFGLQPHKIPDCDVALYLMPSSSARCAQFPRAQDKVHFYIKLRELRDELKGLQKSKEIEEIDYRFDLKLAKEDAKKAAIKEEQYDPGYEDAYGGAYAERGPDGEPALPPTNGQCTFSTAENTEGAQEATTSQIPEGQLPDGQWMTQSFADQIPDISGGPKDAGV; encoded by the exons ATGGCTCACATGGGTTATCCCGAACCCATGATGGAGCAGCAGGAACCGGATAACCTCGCAAAAC CTCCGGCcaaaaaaagaggcagagcAGCTCAACCCAAGGAACCCAAGGCCCCCAAACCCCCTAAAGTCCCCAAGGCACCCAAGGCACCAAAGCCACCGAAGCCCCCGAAGCCCCCTAAAGAGCCAAAGGCACCAAAGGCCAAACCGGGCCCAAAGCCCAAGAAGGCGGCTGAGGGTCAGGCAGACGGCAAGCAGGAGAAGATCGATGAGAGCTTCAAGAAGGTGAAGAGGAAATTCGACCGCTTCAAGGGAATGTCCGAGGAGGAAGTCATGACAAAAACTCTCCCCGACCTGCTGGATTACAACCTGGACTATGTCATT ATTGGTATCAATCCCGGACTGATGGCAGCTTTCATTGGACGGTGGTTCCCGGGTCCTGGAAATCATTTCT GGAAGTGCCTGTTTCTGTCTGGATTTACTGAGGAGCTACTGAACCACACGTCCGACACCCTCCTTCCTGTCAAATACAAAATGGGCTTCACCAACATGGTGGCCAGGGCGACGCCAGGGAGCAAAGACCTCTCAAC AACAGAGTTTCGTGAAGGAGGCAAAATTCTCGTAGAGAAGCTGAGGAAGTTCAAGCCTCTGATTGctgtttttaatggaaaat GCATCTATGAAATGTTCTGCAGGGAAATGTTTGGTAAAAAACCAAAGAAACTAGATTTCGGTCTGCAGCCGCACAAAATCCCCGACTGTGACGTG GCTCTGTATCTGATGCCTTCGTCCAGCGCTCGCTGCGCTCAGTTCCCTCGCGCTCAGGACAAAGTTCACTTCTACATCAAACTGAGGGAGCTCAGAGACGAGCTGAAGGGTCTCCAAAAGAGCAAAGAGATCGAGGAGATTGATTACAGATTTGACCTGAAATTGGCCAAGG AGGATGCCAAGAAGGCGGCGATAAAGGAGGAGCAGTACGACCCGGGGTATGAAGATGCGTACGGAGGAGCGTACGCAGAGCGGGGACCTGATGGAGAACCGGCCCTGCCCCCAACCAACGGTCAATGTACATTCTCAACTGCAGAAAACACAG AAGGAGCGCAGGAGGCGACCACGTCACAGATCCCAGAGGGCCAGCTGCCCGACGGACAGTGGATGACTCAGTCCTTCGCGGATCAGATCCCAGACATCAGCGGGGGACCAAAGGATGCAGGCGTATAA